Sequence from the bacterium BMS3Abin14 genome:
CCTGTAATTCATGCAACTTTTGCGCCATGTTCTTTCTTTTCTCCCGACATTATGGTAGCCTGACCGGTATGGGCATCCGTGATAAATCACCCCGTGCCTCAACACGGATAATTCTGCTGATCGGTGGCGTTGCCATGGCCATTATTTCTATGGCGCCACCCTCAAGCATGGCCTCGAATATTCAGTTAAAGGGGTTTACAATTGTTGAAAAGACCGGACCTGCGACATGGCGGATTCGTGCCTCCGAGGCTGTCGTCCGGGATGAAGCGCTGGTCGCCCTCAAGATGATCAGGGCACGGGTGCTGGAAGGCGGGGCGGAAAAGGTCTGGGCCCAAGGTGACAGGGGCATATATAATACGGATATCAGGACCCTTGATCTTGAGGGGAATGCGAGAGCCGGGACCGCTTCCGGCTACCGTTTTTCGGCTCCAGCGCTTCGGTGGGATGGAAAGAGTTCGAAGATCACCTCCCGGGGCGGGGTAGAGTTGAGAACTTCCTGGCTTCGTGTGCGGGGCCGGACTCTCAGTTATAATGTTTCTTCCGGCATAGCCTCTGTAACCGGGGACGTCAGGGCCATATGGATTCTGGACAGGGGGGGTCCATGAGAGGCTTGTTCGCAAAAGCACTGACTATCCTGATGCTTCCGATTCTGTTGCTGCCCATAGCTGGTTTCGCGGCCGGTCAGGAACTGAAGATCCAGTCTGATTCACTTCAGATCGACGAGACCAGAGGCGAGGTCAGGTTCGAAGGCTCCGTGATCGTAAGATTTCAGGCCGCCGAGCTGACATGCAACTCCCTGCTGCTGGTCACCGCAAATTCCTCCCGGATCAAGAGGGGGACCGCGCAGGGAGATGTTGTTTTGAAAAATATGGGTGACAGGGTCGAGGCCCAAAAGGCAGCGTTCGAACTGACAGGCGGGCAGGTCATCCTGACTGGCTCGCCGCGGCTTTTAAGGGGGGGTGACAGCATTAATGCCACCAGAATAACCTACGACGTGAACACCGGTGTGGCGGTGTTTGACGGTCCCGTGAATGCCGTGATAATCTCGTCGCCGGGGAGCAGCCAGTGAGGCTTGTCGCCGAATCCCTCATTAAGCGTTATGGGAAAAGGACGGCGGTGGACGGTGTGTCCATCACCCTGTCACCCGGCGAGGTCGTGGGGCTGCTCGGGCCCAATGGGGCCGGCAAGACAACAACGTTTTACATGATCGCGGGGATGGTTAGGCCCGATGGCGGACAGGTTCTCCTTAACGGCACGGATATGACCAGGTGGCCTGTGCATCGCCGGGCCCGGGCAGGTCTCGGGTATCTCCCCCAGGAACCATCCATATTCAGGGGGATGACCGTGCAGGACAACCTTCTGTCCGTTATGGAAGCGGTGGGCATACCGGCAGGATCCAGGAACGCTCTGCTGGAGGAGCTCACCGAGGCAATGGGCGTCGCCCATCTTGGCAAAAGCCTCGGTGGAAAACTTTCGGGCGGTGAGAGACGGAGGGTGGAGATCGCCAGGGCCCTCGTGTCGGACCCAGCATATCTTCTGCTGGACGAGCCTTTCGCCGGGATCGATCCTATCACCGTCCTGGAGTTGCAGAAACTCATCCGGATGTTGAGAGACCGGAATCTCGGAATCCTGATTACGGACCACAACGTAAGGGAATGTCTTGGAATTACCGACAGGGCCTATATTCTGGCGGCCGGCAAGATCCTGGAAGAGGGATCCCCGGAGATGATCACCTCCAGTGAAAAGGCCCGGAAAGTTTACTTTGGAGAGGGTTTCAGCCTGTGAATATCAAAACACAGCTCCAGATGAAACAGACCCAACAGCTGGTTATGACCCCCCAGCTTCAGCAGGCCATTAAACTCCTTCAGCTTTCCAGGCTTGAACTTGCAGAAATGGTGTGCCAGGAGATCCTCGAGAACCCTGCTCTTGATGAGACGGCCCCCCCGGAAAGCCCAAATGACATTTCCCTGGACCAGCAGGACGTCTCCACAGAGGAACCGGCAAGGAAGGAACCGGAGAGGGAGGAAGAGATAAATATCCTGTCTATCCCCGATAACCTCAAGGAGTGGGAGGCCTATCTTGACTCGGGACAGAACCTTCCATACCATGTCCGGGAAGAACAGGAGCGCCCTTCCTTCGAGGGGCTGATCAGCCGGCCCGACACCCTGCAGGAGCACCTTCTGTGGCAGCTCCGGATGTCGAAGCTCAGCCCGGAAGAGTTCAAGGCCGGATCCCTGATCATCGGGAACCTGGATGAGAACGGCTACCTGAGAATGGACCTCGACGAGGCTCTCGCTCCCCTCGGCGATAATGTGC
This genomic interval carries:
- a CDS encoding lipopolysaccharide-assembly, LptC-related, giving the protein MFFLFSRHYGSLTGMGIRDKSPRASTRIILLIGGVAMAIISMAPPSSMASNIQLKGFTIVEKTGPATWRIRASEAVVRDEALVALKMIRARVLEGGAEKVWAQGDRGIYNTDIRTLDLEGNARAGTASGYRFSAPALRWDGKSSKITSRGGVELRTSWLRVRGRTLSYNVSSGIASVTGDVRAIWILDRGGP
- the lptD_2 gene encoding LPS-assembly protein LptD; the protein is MRGLFAKALTILMLPILLLPIAGFAAGQELKIQSDSLQIDETRGEVRFEGSVIVRFQAAELTCNSLLLVTANSSRIKRGTAQGDVVLKNMGDRVEAQKAAFELTGGQVILTGSPRLLRGGDSINATRITYDVNTGVAVFDGPVNAVIISSPGSSQ
- the lptB_1 gene encoding lipopolysaccharide export system ATP-binding protein LptB, producing MRLVAESLIKRYGKRTAVDGVSITLSPGEVVGLLGPNGAGKTTTFYMIAGMVRPDGGQVLLNGTDMTRWPVHRRARAGLGYLPQEPSIFRGMTVQDNLLSVMEAVGIPAGSRNALLEELTEAMGVAHLGKSLGGKLSGGERRRVEIARALVSDPAYLLLDEPFAGIDPITVLELQKLIRMLRDRNLGILITDHNVRECLGITDRAYILAAGKILEEGSPEMITSSEKARKVYFGEGFSL